TGAAGACAAGATATAAACGGGAGATTATAATGAAATTGGATACAGAACGCACTTGGTGAAATGTCTTGTATGTTTTCTCGTGTActtgtatgtgtatatataagTAAAGTGAGTGTATAATACGTGTCATGTGttacatatatttttaaaaaaggCATTAATAAAGTTGAAAAAGCATTGTGAAATATCACTAAAAGTATAGACACTTCgatataatttaatttcaaAGATCTTATTAATCTACGTAAATGTAGGTCTGAGATAACACTATACGTCTATTCTCGaggttttcatttttttctttttatcattGTACACTTTTTTTGATAATATTCCTTAGTTATTAGACGAATTGAATTATCCATTATGGCGTAATAAGGAGAATCTAATGTACAGATTCATCGATAAGCCAAAAGTCGAAGCTGTTATTTTTCCGAGTTTTAAAAAATGATGCCCAATCTGAATTTTCTTTGGAAAAATAAAACAAACGCTTAACATGTATGTTATTGATAAATCTCTCGCAACGACAAATGCTGTATCGATGACATACATTACACGCATAGCTTTTTGATCGAGAAACAGACTGGATCAATTTCCAATTTGTCCCGATCAATGAACGAGTTTACGCGATGCTTCATAACTTGTAGATCTTTCCTTTCTTTTAATACTTTTCCTCTCTCCTGACTACCAATTAATAATTCTTCTTGACATATTGAGAAGCAAAATTTACAAAGAAAACTGACTTGTAAATCATTGAAGATACATGCAGAAAAGAAACAGGAAAGGGCCAAAAAGAGAGGAAAGTAAGAAAACATACTATTTACTTATATCACCAACAAACATGCGCGTCTGTTttttatacacatatatatctaacatttttaatatttttttatatggaAATAAATCATCTTTTATGTATAGATGTATGTTTATGTGTGCTGTAGATATATTTTTGTATTCGTGTATGTGCGTGTAATATGTATCTTTATGTTCATGTTGTGTGTAGTTAAGTATTTCGTGTAGTTAGAGATAATGATTTTTAGTGGTATAACTCTTTAATTAAACAATTGCCCTGTATTACTTATCGTTAATGATGATTAACGCGTGTTGGACGTTGACTTTTCGCGTTTTATAGACATCTTTGCGTCCAGATACAAGATTTTTTTCACTTTCTGGTTGATTCGCATTTTGTTAACATTATATTTTTCTTTGTTTCTTGATTTATTTTAATACGTCAACACCACTCCGAGTTGTAAGTTTTTCCATTACACAGGTTGCATTCACTTTGATGTCATCATTGTGACGAATTCTAGAAAAAGCGgaaattcaatatttaaaattattatttcgaGAAAGTAATCTAAGAATAGTAATTGCACCCGAACTTCTAACTACATTGCTGTAAAGTACCAATTTAAAAGAAAACAATTTTAGCTATAACCTTCGTAATTAACTTGGCCATCGCCATCAATGTCGGCCTCCCGAATCATTTCGTCTACTTCCTCGTCAGTGAGTTTCTCGCCAAGATTTGTCATCACATGTCTAAGTTCCGCTGCAGATATGAAACCATTTCCATCCTTATCAAATACTCTGAAGGCCTCCCTAATTTCCTCCTCACTGTCGGTGTCCTTCATTTTGCGGGCCATCATGGTTAAAAACTCCGGAAAATCGATTGTGCCATTACCTACAATTCCAAGTATTTTTAGTTTCGATTTTTTCTGAAATCAGATTTTTTCCAATATTCTTAATAATGAGATAAAGATAATGgtgtaaaaaaatatattctttCATTATGCAACTAtcttaaataaaaaaaacaaatttGAAAGTGTCATTAATAATActgcatgcaatgcaatgaaTACAACAAATTGCATAATGAATAACAAAGCATAACGTTGTTACATCGATTAATTGTAAAATAAGATTAGAATAAAATACCATCAGCATCCACTTCATTAATCATATCCTGAAGCTCAGCTTCTGTAGGATTTTGACCTAGCGATCGCATAACTGTACCCAATTCTTTAGTTGTGATGGTACCATCTCCATCTTTATCGAATAGCGAAAACGCTTCTTTGAACTCAGCAATTTGCTCTTCTGTGAGTTGATCAGCCTTTAAACAAGAAATATATATCAAATTTATAGCTATATACATATGCACAGCATTAATATggtattattaataaaatttcataagagtaggttttaattttctttttcaaattgCAAATTGTGAGAATTTGACTTTGCAAAAACATGCACATTTTATACACTGTACAATAATATTTTATCAGTTATCATACTTTCTTTGCCAATCAGTGAGATTATACTTTACGTATGTATATAATACTTATATGTAAAATTACATTTTTAAGATAATTTTCTTCTATAAAGTAGTTTCATAATCTTACTATACTTTGCTGTGAAGCAAAAGAAAACAGTAATGCAGGTAATTTATGTTTCATAGGACCTATACGATAGAAGTTTTCGTGAATTTTTTGCTGCGTTAAAGAACTACAAagtatttaatatttcattttactgAAAtaacaatgaatgaatttataaatgTAAATTTGTTTTTGTATAAAGAAAAATAATATGTTATAGTTAGTGAAAACTTGTTTTAAATCAAACTATGACTTCTAGAATGAAATACCTCACAATATAGGTCAATAGCATATATAGCTAATGTGCACTATATATTCTATCCTTTCTTCTATATGCTTTATACAAAAATATCCAATGAGCATTTATATAGATCTATATTAAAAACAAATGCTACAAATAAAGCAATAATTGGATACTCAATATTTCAGCTCTCTGTTACAAGGGTAGCACATATGCATGTATCTTGGAACAAgtttattttattatacattcctttgcaacTTAAGTAAGAAAGTATACCGCCCATTGAAAGAGAATTCTTTATCGAGTGACCAACAGGAAGtttaagaaaaattaatatatacgCATTTAACGAATATATTTAGTTGGTCGGAATTGTATTTTAGGTTATGTGGCAAGAACACTGACGAACGCCTTCTTCCAAACatttaaaaattataattaaaatgaaaaacTGTATTCGAAATTTCGCTTATTGTACAATATTTCGACAACTTCATACGATTTAAAACTTAAAGCTGATAATTGTTTAACCATGGAATAGATATTTATAATGTCGAAATTATTTTAATAATCCTAACAGCTAAATATAAGGATAGATtatgaaattaattttatttatgctttcgttaaaaaaagaaataaaattagtttTTATGAACATTAATCGAAGAGTGAGTGGAAGAACGTATAAGGAATAAGGGAAATTGGCGCAACGGCGAGAGACCGCGAAAATCAATAGTGAGATATACGGTGTAACGGTTGATCGTCAAATGCTACACTCTATATATGAAACGCAGGGAATATCCAAAAATGGAAATgtaataataaaagaaaatgCAGAAAGTAATCCTCTGCTATCGGGTACTTTAATTCTATGAAAATTTCGTATGAAATAGAAGTGGGATAAAAATTTGGAATTTGTACTTGCAGATGAAAACAAGTTTCTTTCGAAACTGTTATGATATACTACCATTTATCAAACATAAAAAAAACGACGATTAAATTGACCGCATGCATTGCTATTAGTTTATGCATTTTCCATACTGTACATTTATCTGAAACCACTTTTCGAAATGAACAAACGATCGCGATTCAATCATTGTATTTATCAGAGTATCGACAAGAAACAAAATTAAGAATGATATTTCATGGATATCTAAAGAGAAGTAAGATAACAATTATCTCGCAAAAGATTTGGTTCTCCGTAGATAAGGTATTCTAAGGTTGATAAAGGTCTAGTGAATTGACAATTTCAAGGAAACCTTTTCGCGTCATTCAACGTACCGTTACATGAATTATCATCGGTATTAACCAATACTTGACACAGAACGTATTAAAAACGACGTCGACCCTGGGAAGTTTTCACCGTCTTGATTATTACAGTATCGTATATCTTTTGATATTGAACGAAAAGTTTGGAAAAATGCTTGTTTTCCTTTGAAACCGTTTAACGTTTCCCTGAATATCATTGTTCGGCTGTGTTTAAACCGTGACACTTGCAGAGATGATGAGAAACGTACGTAGCTACTAGTAGAGGAATGGATCGATAGTCGGTCCATCTCCATATACCGGCCATTacgaatgtaataatatcgtaaCAGTGCGTAGGTAAAAAGATAGGTGGGATGATGTAGAAAACGTCGTCAGATCGAGAATCGTGTATTTTCTTGACGGTGAGAAGGCGAGGAAGAAGTTTTTCGATAAATGCGTATCGGTCGGTTGCACGTGCACTCGGCGCGTCAATGCGGCAAACGAAAGCCTAGGCGAGGGCGAGGGCGAGGGGCCGCGGAACGACGTCCGCATAGGCACACGCACCAGGAAGAGTATCTGACTTACCATTTTGGCTCGTTTTTACGTCTCGGTACGTTCGACGATATCAAATATCGTTTAGGCACTAGACACAAAGGATACTATTCACTATCTCTCCGGCCAACGTGGGAAGAAAACTTGTGTGCACGAAAGCGCGGACAGACACGCAATACGACACAGCCGACGAGAAACGCACTCGGGACAGCAATGGAGTCCACCGTCCTCTCTCGGTGTACGAGCCTCTCTGCCGCTTGTCTCGGTCAGGTATCACTACGCCGCCCCTAACGGACTACGCGACAGCGCCTCCTGATTGGTCGGGGATCTAGACGGGGGTTAAGGGGAGTTCACGCGGCTATGTGCCGCGTCGTTTCCTACGCGATCGACAGATAGTTcggtgcggcttcttctctgcGAAAACCCTGAAAAAACGAGTGGTTTTTAATTGGACAAATGAGAAGAAGCAGGAACGACACGACGCCCGACGTACAGAATGGTCGTCATAGACAGCCGTGCAAATCCGCTTTACATGCGGGGTGGGTGCGGTCGTGTTTACAGGACAAGTCCGGGCGAACTAACCGGGCCTGTGATTGGCCAACGCGCACCTGCAATGCGTCAGGCAGCCGCGCGGACTGTGCCGCCGCCGACTACCGGGTCAAAGCCGGGCTTCCCTGCGAGAGATGGCTCGAATGCAATGAGCGCGTTTTTCGGGTACGTTTAGCCCtacatctctctttctcttcctctcttttccctcttctttcctcttctttcctctctttccctctctgtaTTCccgaactctctctctctttctctaactATCTTTGTCTTTACCTCACCCTCGTATTCTCCTTCCACCTTACCTTCGTTTCTacctttccttctctctctctctctctctctctctctctctctctctttctttttctccgtcCCTTCGCTTTCTTACGTTTTCTATCGTTACTTCTCTAGTCGTTTCTCCTTTGATCAAGAAGGATAGCTGTGAACACGACGCAAATTTACGATCATTACTCTGATAATTCTTGTAATTTTCAACCACCTTTTGATTCAAGCTGTTTTGGAAGGTATGGCCGGATATTCGCGCTAAAATGTCATAATGATCGGGTGAAAAACAGGGGATTTCTTGGCCATTCGAGAGAGGTGGTGCGGTTTCTTCAATTCCGTCTTCCACCTCATCCGCAGGATGATATTAGGTCATGATAAGCTAATACTTAAAGACTATGAAATGCTTTAAAACACTTTGAGCATTTCTGAAAAGAAGTCGGTGTACGATTACTTAAATCGTGAATATGTGGCGTGCAGAAAGAATGGAATAGAAACGAATACTTTATCGGTGAATCAAACCCTTTCACGGCCTGAAGAGTATAATACGTTTAGTGATAGCTATATTAGTTGATACTCGTGTATTCTTGCCGATATACAAAATGAAGGAAATTACAACGATATTTTAATAATGCCAATCTTCTATTTCTTATATCGCTAAgaatttttttcatattttattaaaatatttaagaagaattttttgaataatattgaaatttttacaAAGTTGCTCGCTTCCATTATCAAATTTTGCAGAAAGAAACTGATTTATTTCACGCAGAATATCTCTTGTTTTAACCTCAGAAGTGCCAGGTTTCAATGTCCTTTCATAGAATCGGTCGATATCTTCGTAAATAAAAATAATGCGAGTACATGCGAGTTGGATAAaggaatagatataatatgattagacgAATATCATTTCTCAACAAAGAAACAGTTATCGTACGTTAAGAAATTTTGTTACTGTAAAACAATTATATCTATAAACATTTCTTAATTAAATATGTAGCAATTAATGATTCTACTTCGCTTTTTAGAATATTACGAACATTTGAAATATGGAATGCACGGAACAGAAGTCTAAGAAAAATGGTGAAGCATATGTAGACATAAATAATATGATTGGTAAAAAAGTTAGCATTCGACATCGCACATACGTAAGAATCTACATAAATTTAATTGGATTGTGTAGTAGCACATCAACGAAGACAAATACGATTCAAATTAGCGCGATACAATTAGCAGTTTGTTGTTATTACTCTTAATTTAACTTTTTTATAAGATCGACTTACTTTTCCTGTTTAATAACTTCACAGAAATATCTAATGTACAATACCACGATCTAATTCTGTTATCAAGTAACTTGTTGTAGAAGTCCTAGAATTTATTATTTGTTACACCAATATGACAATTCGTAATCGGCATAATTTAGACTCAGTGAAAGATAAGTAAATTTTATGTTTGATTTGCATTAGTCATACGGGCTGTAAGAATGACGAAGACCCACACCTTAACAAAATGATGATGCAGGCGGAAGACACCTTACTAAAAGGATACAAATTTGATTCATGAACTAGTACCAGCTGACTGCGATCATCGTATGACGTGCAGGAAAAATATGTGAATGACGAGTCTACAATTCTGTACGCGAAGAAACAAGGAAACGTTCAACAAACTGATTATTACTGTTACAAATAAAAGGCTATAGGTATTTGACAATTTCATTGGTTTGACATATCAGCCAAAGTATTTCTGTGCTCGTTTATCATTTTCTAAGTCCATTAATGAAAGTAACGCAGAGTACCCTTTCGGTCGATGAATGGTGATACATTTTCTTACTACATATTACATGATAACGACTATCATAGCGAAGTTAAATGGCGAATATGGTAGAAACATACGTttgaattaaattttaattcaattacAGTACATTACAGTACGGGCACAGGTTTCTTTTTGTTGATGTAGAAATGATTCGTTTCCCTATTTCTGGCGCGATGAAACTATTAATTCGCATAAAATAATAACGTCCTGGTAAGTATTAGTATTCGTATACTTCATACGTATCTAATAGATAATTAACAGTTTCGCTCGGTGGCCGTGACCGATATGCGGTAACGCCGTCGCACGATGTCCACGATATCAATAATAAGCGATGAGCATGCGTGTGGCAAAAAAGAACGTTCACGGAAGTGACGGTTCCTCCACCCCAATTTTTTTGAAAGTATACCAAGGTCATCTTGGACTACTCAAAGGAAACTGCGACACAGAGATATGCATCCGTGGTGAACACAAATGTAACATGACCGCACACAGCTAAGCGTATTTAACTAAATATATTCATTTGGTAACGGCTACAATTTTTGTATTCCAAAATTATTTTATCAAAATTATATGATAATTTAT
The sequence above is a segment of the Xylocopa sonorina isolate GNS202 chromosome 7, iyXylSono1_principal, whole genome shotgun sequence genome. Coding sequences within it:
- the LOC143425341 gene encoding calmodulin — protein: MADQLTEEQIAEFKEAFSLFDKDGDGTITTKELGTVMRSLGQNPTEAELQDMINEVDADGNGTIDFPEFLTMMARKMKDTDSEEEIREAFRVFDKDGNGFISAAELRHVMTNLGEKLTDEEVDEMIREADIDGDGQVNYEEFVTMMTSK
- the LOC143425342 gene encoding uncharacterized protein LOC143425342; translation: MVVIDSRANPLYMRGGCGRVYRTSPGELTGPVIGQRAPAMRQAAARTVPPPTTGSKPGFPARDGSNAMSAFFGHTGCKNDEDPHLNKMMMQAEDTLLKGYKFDS